The Bubalus bubalis isolate 160015118507 breed Murrah chromosome 2, NDDB_SH_1, whole genome shotgun sequence genome includes the window AGCGGAGATACCCCGTGGCCCTCCAGAAGCTTGGGGGTCTGCTGAACAAAAGGATCTGAAGTCCTACTCTCAGGGTGCCTGGCTTCCCGCTTTTCCGCAAGCAAGAAAGCAGAGACAAACCGCCGGTGCCTCCGCCCGTCTCACCCTCTCTGCCTTCTGGCCTGGATAAGACCAACCAGCCTCACATCCAGCTCCTTCCCTGTGTCGGAGCCCCGCCAAGGCCTACGCATCCGTGCTGCGTCTCCCCTAGGCTTCTGCAGCACCCTAGGGCCCGCAGGGCCACTGTGGGCTCCCCGGAGGTCCGTTGGCTCTGGGGGTGAGGGGCGGGCTCTCAGCCGCTCTTGCCTCCTGGTTTAAGCCCCTCTTCTCCACTCGACCCTGAGGGCCCCCCATCCACTCTCCCCAAGGCCTCACTCTCCTCGGCGGCTGCGTCCCTCTTTTCTAGCccgtggggtgggggagtggggtgggtcCAGGCGAGGCCTGGGCTCAGCCTCAGGAAAGCCAGCGTTTTCCAAAGGTGAAACCAGTCTCTTGGCAAAAAGCTCCCCAAATCCGAATCCCGGAACTCAGGGCAGGAGGTTGCCTCTCGCTCCCCAGGATTCCTCTGCCAGGCAATCAATCCCAGCATTGGTCCCAGGCCTCAGCCCTGCGCCCGAGAGAGGCAGTGCAGGTTGTGAGGCTGGTTCCCTCCCTGGCCCCGGTCGCCGCAGTGCCCGTGCCGTGAGCTCTGCCCACCATGCCGACTGACAGAGAAAAGGCGGGTGATCAGAGCGCATATCTATTTTTCTGACCAATGTTCCCCCCTTCCTCTTTTATCTCCTCCCTCCCATTCTCCCTCCCACTTTCTCTCCtccgccccctcccacctcagctTCCCTCCGAACACTGCGCAAACAGGTCGGTGGGGCTGGAGAGCAAGAAACCCCCCCATCCAAGAACTGCCCATCCTTGCATGCACCCTCCACATAGCTGACACCCTCGCCCAGATTCCAgctcgcccccttctcctcagccTAGACCGCTGGCACACTTGTCTGCCTCCCCATCTCCATCTCTGCCCAAACCTCTCCCTTTCGGGCTCGGAGTTGACGCCCCAGGATCTCTCTCCTAAAATGGCTCCCCGGACACTGCACATTAGCCCCGCGGCCGCTCAAGACCCAGGGCAGGGGCCGCGGGGTGCCCCCCGGCTGGCTCTTTATGTGTCTGCAAGTGCGCAAGATTTTGGCACCTTCTCTCTGCACGGGTGGGGCGCAGGCAGCCCGCTGCCCCCAAAGTGGAGTCTGCTGACCGTTAAAGAGGGAAACGGGGGAGGACGAACCATTCAAGTTCAACGACATGGCGACGGCGCTCGGGCTGGAGGCGCGCTTTGGCGGGGGAGGGTGCGCCATCTGCAGCGGCGCAAGGGTGCACAGGGAAGGGGGCGGCCGGCCCTTCTCTGCGCATTAGCGcgaacccccaccccccacaaccaAGCCAAGGCGTTCGTTCTTGGCCCAGCCCGCTTCGCCCTTTGGCCCCAGCTTTCTCCTCCATCCTCACCCTGAAACCCAAGGAAAACCGCAGCCTCCCGACCCGTGCGTCCGGCTCGAGAACCTACCGTGAAGATCCAGGGGCTGTGGCCTCGTCTTTGCCTGCGCGGCCCCACTCGAAGCGCAGGGAGCGCACCGGACCCTGTCTTCACAGCCCGCAGCTCCGCGAGTGGTAGCTTTCGGCGCAGCGCCCGGACGCGATGCGGTAATTTTGAGCCACCCAAGATAAGACACTAACTTGACCTTAACTTTGTCAGGGCGCCCCTGGTATCTGGAGAACGTGAACAGACACTGTCTGGCAGCTCTCGTAAAAACTGACTGGGGAAGAGATTCTGAGTCATTTCATTTATTGCCACTACAGTTTTGCAAGAAAGCTTTTCCTCCCTGCCAAACTTTAATTATTTATGCTCTTTTAGGAAACGAAAGAAGAGGAGAAACGCAGGGAAACACCCAGAGCCTGTCCCTTCCCTGAAAAGTCTTCGGAATGGGCTCCCTAAGTCAAGTGACCGAAGAACAAAAATGTGGGGAGATTACCTTTGTCCAAGGACGGTCGGACAGCCGgtgtgccccccgcccccactaaGGGGGGGGTGGGTGCAGCTGGAAGAGGCGGGGTGAAGGGgcacaccctccccccacccccacatacaTGAATATTTACAACGGTTCTGGGTTTCTCCTCCACGCGCCCGCCTCCCGGAAGCCTCTCCAGCCCGCCTCCCTTGGGGAGAGCCCCCAGGCCTTAAAAGCGTCTCCTGGCCGGGCCTCTGAGCTCTCAGCCGGTTGAAAGCCAGACCAAGCCGTTTTTCCTTGTTTAAAAACCTTTTCTTTGGTCAAGAGGCCCGCCTGGACTGCAGCATTTCGGAGGACGCATTTGTCTTTGTGCGAGGGAATGTTAAACACTCAGATTTCAGCATTTTGCTGgggtatttgttttttgttttttttttttttcagatttcatcgTGCTTCCAAATCCCTGCTGGGACTTTGGttaggaagggagaaaggacacCACCGCCTTTATATTCGTGTGGATCAGCAAAAGGGATGGATTTGAAAAACACTATTGAAGCTCCAATCAAGAGACAAAATATTACACTTAGAATAATTTCAATCTCTTTGGGGAGTGGTCTTCATGAATATCTCCTTCCATCCTACATCCCAGGCTAAAGCGAAAGAACACAATGATATAATGGCGTATATTGCAGAGAAAATGGTCTCCCTGTGTTGTCTTAGGGCCTTGGTCTAAGTCCGGTTGCCTGGCCCTTTACCCAGCCGGCCATACCTAAGGTCCGAGTGTGGCCTCTGCCTTTGTTTGGTTATTTTGAAGGGGGCAAACCTTACCGGACTCAGAGAGACTCAGTTCTGATACCATTGCCTCCCTGAGCCCTACCAGCATTTCTAAATAATAGGGCCTCCCTCAGCAGCttcttgcttcatttttctttttttaaaaggagctgtttaaaatatatttcatcagATTTGCTTCAGAGAAGGGGAGTTGGAACCATTGAATGCTCAAAATTAGAGACAACGTTTTTCTAATTCTTCCACTTGCTAAAAGCTACTAATTCTCTAGTTTCCATCTCTGAGCTAGCAGGGGGCTGGGGTCTGCAAGAGCTCAGAATACTGAGCAGGCCCCAGGTTTCCTGGCCTGGTTTAGAAGCTCTGAAGACCTAGAGAGTGCCGGGTCCACATTTGCTAAGGGAGGCTGCTGGGCTCCTGGCAGAGGGACCAGTATGGAGGATTTCCACAGGACGTAGCCTATTCACAAGAAGCCTGACTGGAAAAACATGGCAGGGAGAGACGTTTTGTATTGAAGTCCAAGGAACCTCATATCTTGGCAGCCCCCTGATAACAGCAAGCTTCAAAGTTTGAGAATTTAGGCAAAATGCAGAAGTCCCGGCCAGCAACAAGCCGAGGGTTCACTTAGTGTGTGGGACATGCTGAAAGTTGCTCATGGTTCCCCTACCTTggtattttatatgttttgttcATAGGCTTTTATACACCATTTCCTGACTGACTTGGAagccattttctcatttaatgaaCAGTCAAGTCGACACCCATAGTGAAACAGCAACCAGGAAAGAAAAACGAATTTGGTGACCTGAAATACATTAGAAGAGAATCTGacacattttgaaaaactgaCATCAGTCCTGTGACAGCTTGACTGGGACTTGGATATTTATTTCCACTGAAAACATTTCTGTATGTCTGATAGATACAAGCTATTGTTTttgacaaaataaacaaaacacgTACAAAAATTATTAGATAGCAGAGAAAATGCAATTCATCTAAACATCAACTGAGGTCAGTTGGGCTGAGGCTCAGGGTGCCCCATGAGGTGTCCATTCCAGATCTTGTACTGAAAATTCTTGGTCTTTCACTGAGAATAAATCATCATCGTACTTTTGAGAAAAAATCTTCAACTCTTTGGCTGTCGTGCATCTCACTAGAAGAGAGGGAGCTATTTCTCTGAAGGAGGTGGAGAAGGGGCAGAGATGAGAGAAGGAGCTTGGGGGGGTCACTGAAATCAAGGCAAGACACCCCAACACACCCAGGACATCTCTACCTGGCATTCAGCAACCCCAGCCTCCACAGAGCAAGCCTGCCAGGGCCCATAATCTCTCAGGCTCTGCTGGAGCAGGTCAGACATGGCCTCAGAAAGAGCACAGCAATGGGGCCCCTGGTGAATCTGGTGGGCGGTGAAGAGAATGAGGAGAGAGAacttctgcttctctctgcttGGTTGAGAGAAGAGAGGGGGCTAAGGATCTGAAGGGCCTCCTTTCTAACCCTCCTGATTTCTGGCTGGTGGGAGAGACTTCACCTCTCCCTGCAGTGGTTCATTACCATAATTCAGGAAAGAAAGGCAGACCAGTGGACACCTTTTCCCACCTCTCCAGGAAAGCCTTATGGACAGGCAGAATGTAGGACCCCCCCCCCTTTCCTGGCTCACTCCCACCTCCCCCTGGATGTTTCCCTTCCTCCTGGTGCAACTCAGCCTCAAAGCCAAGTAGGAGCTTGCCTCACCAGAGTTCAGCTCTGGGGGTCCAGTTACAAAGTGGAGGGCTCTAGCATAGGTATGTGTGAGGATGTGGGAGAAATGGGGATTTTACCAGTCCATCTGGAGATTGCCATTTGCTGTGGAGCCCCAGCCTCCCTCATCCCATCCATGGGAAGGAAGTGCCCAATCCATTCAGCCCAGCTGGAGGGGCCAGCCCAGCCTGGACTCCGAGGTGTCTCTGGAGTTTGTCTGGCCACCACGCCCCCTTACTCCTTTTTCCTCCTGAAGGTCTAAGGTGGCTACTGTCCTCCCAAGGGAGAACGgtgccctttccttcctccagagTCAAGATCCTGGATTTGCCACAAGGAGTTTGGCTGTAAAGAGACAGAATTGTGCCGTCAGCCCTTTCTACTCTGCCAGGGAGGTCTTCCTAAATTCAGTTTCACTCTGAGCCCTAGTTAGGTGCCTGCTGGACGCAGaaagggctggggaggaggagatagggagacGAATCAGGTGGAAGCAGAAATGCTAGTACAAAGGCGCTAAAGTGAATCCGAGGGATAGTACCCCAGCTAAGAGTTAGGACAGGTGACCCTAGACTTCCACTCTGGAAACCTCAAGGCCGAGGCTGCGACTTCTGCAGGTTTCTCTGAGAAAGGGGGAAAGCAGGGCCGCTTAACTGGCCAGGTTTCCAAACAAATCTCCTGCAGGCTTCTGGGGCTGCTGTCTGAGAGGGAGGGTACCTGGAACCAGTGGAGAAGGAGCAGAAGAAAAAGCCCCATCTTCCTTCACGGCCAGGCCTTGAAAAAAAGGCAGGCCCAGCTCGGCCGGGGACACACACGGGGCTAGTACAATGCCAGCGCCTGCTCGCGCAGTACCACGCGCTTCTTCTTCATACGCCGGTTCTGGAACCAAATTTTGACTTGCTGGTCGCTGAGGTTTAGCCTGTTGGACAATTCCTTGCGCTTCTGCCGGTTGATGAATTCGTTGAGAAGGAATTCGTTCTCCAATTCCGCAATCTGCTGCTTTGTGTAGGGTTTCCGCTTCTTTCGGGCCCTCCCCGGGGCCGCCCCCCACGTCAGGCCTGCAACACAGCCCCAACCCAAGTCAGCCCGGCCCGCTCCCAGTTGCCTGCCCACCCCTGGCGGCTTCCCTCCCTCTACACACTCTCCCcagcaccccacctcccaccccggcCCGGGGAGCTTTGCTCGGGGAGCCTGGCCACCCTTTACCGTCGGGCAGCGAAGGTCGCAGGCAGGAGGCGACGCCCGCCTGCATTGTCATGTTCAAGTTGAGCGGGCCTTTGGCGTCGTCCTTGAAACCGGCGGAGCAGTGTGTCCCCTCGAGCAGGGTTGAAGAGCCCGGCGCGACGCGGCCCATACCCGTGTAGTCGTATTTGGCCGCTTTGAGAGCAGCGGCCGCAGGGGCCAGACTAGACTCCGGGATGAAGGGCGGCCGCGCACGGCCGCGCTCCTCCGGCCCCGCGGCCGCGTCGGGAGTATAAAACTTGGCCTGTTCTTCGGATCCGTCCTTGGCGCTTAGGGGCTGCAGGCCGAGAGGCCCAGAGCCAGCCAGGTAGGGCTGGGGAAAGCTGCCGAAGGCGGTGGCACCAGCAGGCTGCGCTGGGGCGCAGGAGGCGGGCGTGGTGGCCCAGGGCAGCGCGCCGCGTGGGTACGAGATAGGGGGAAGCGCGGCCAACTGGCCGCCATTCGGCCGCAGGTTGGAAAAGTAGAAGGAGTCGGGCGACTGCAGATTCAGAAGCGAGCCCACATAGCCCGCTCTGTAGAGACTGCGCTCACACATCTCCAACAAAGGGCTTGGGCTGCGCTTGCAGCAGTATTTAGTTACAACCGGGAATAAGAGGGACAGGCTCAGACGATTGGACGAAACTTCGCCTGCAGGTTCTTCAAAGCCGGTCATTTCAGCACCGCCTACATCCCCCGACCCATTTCCCTCGCCCCCGCCCCCATTCAGGGTATTATGATAACACCCGCAATATTCGATGGCGAAGGACGAGGTTGCCAGGCCGAGCCAAGTCATACTGAGAGAAGATGGAAGCCTCTTTGAGTTTCCTGGACGATTTCAAGAGCTGGGGGGCATTGGGCATCGGGTACCTCTGCCTTAATGTCCCTTGGGACACTTCTTGGTCTTGACTGGCTTTGCACTCCCGTTTTCTGCTGGCTACTTGGGTCAGGCTTGCTTTTACCAGCTTTCACGTGCAGCTGAGGCCTTTTTCAGTAGGGTGCACTTCCTGGCTTGTCCAGAGAGCCCTTGGTCTGGTAAGGCCATCCTCGGTCCATAGGCCTTAGCAAAGCTAGTCCTACCCCgtccctccccacctcatccctctgGACTGGACTGTGCACAGGTGACCTGGCAGTGAAAACCCAGGGCTGCCTGAGCCCCAGGTCCCAGGCTGCCGGCATAGTTTGctgatagaaaagaaatgcatcaCAAATTCTGCCCAAGTTTGGCGCACAGGAAGGAGGCTTCACATCACTCCTGGTGTGCTTCACCATGGCCCAGCCTTCTGCTCCTAGTACAGTCAGCATCCAAATCCCTGTAGAGTGCTGGTCTGGGGACCCGGGCTGCTTGATTGGACAATCGTGGCCAAAGGCTACATTCTTTTACTGGCCAGCAGTTCACCTTGGCGATTACACCCAGCAAACCAGAATTCCAAGGTGTTCATTCACTCCGTGGCGTGCAGTAGAGCGAGCTCCCCTGACCTGGTGTTGAAGAACAGAAGACCAGAGCCACCGGCCGGGAACAGCGGGGCACACCGAGGCCGCGGACTAACTGCGTTCCTCTGCTTCGCGCCTCCAGGGGCGCGCGGGCCGCTGGCGGGTTCGGAGGTCTGGCGAACAGGGAGGCGGGCGGCAGCGCTCCCTTGCTGGGAGCAATGCGGCAGCCCCCGGCCGCAGTTCCTCCGGTCCAGTGTGGCCAGAGGGCTGAGGATCCTCCTTTCTTGCCTCCGGTCCCAAGACCCCCAGCGACCCGCCTCCGCCCCAGCCTGCAGCCCGCCTCGCGGTCCCCGAGCCAAGCTGGAATTGGTTAGACTGCCAGCTCCGGCACGGAGACCACACAGGCGCCGCCGCAGGGCAAGGCTGACCACCGCGCTGCGACTTTATTGTGTGAGTTATGGCGACCAATTGGGCGGCTCTGGGGAACGCAATCGGCCTCTTCCCCTCGCTCTGgggcgggggtagggggtggggatgggggtggggtggcaagTCTGGGCTCCACAGGGCTCCGTCAGAGTTTCCTTAGGAGCTCAGAAACAGAGACATATTCCATTCCCTTGTCCTTTCGTGGGGGGTGTAGGCACGCGCTGCAACCTCAGTTCCTGGGGACTTAGGGAGCCTAGGCTCTCAGGGAAACTCGCCCTGTTTTCGAGGAGCTACAACCTCCCTAAGTCTGAAAGTTCCAGTTCCAAGGGGTGCCTGCAGTCTTTTGTCTTCCTACCGCAGTACCATTTCCAGGTCCAGGGGTGTCTACTTCGGACGCTTAGGCGGATGCTTGCTGCGGTTTGCCCAACGGGACTAGAGGTATAAAGGAAtcaagagagaaatagaaaagacgAACAACTagactctcttttctccttggctCAGATGATGCCCAGCTGCCCCATCTCATCTCCTGGGCTTATGATTTCCTAGGTCCAGCAGACAAAGTTGTATGTTAGAGCTGGCAggctggggacagggagggagggagggagggaaggagggcggCGAAGTGGGAGGGTGCCAGAGGCTTGGCTGGTGAACTGCAGAATGGGAAAGGAGGATATGGTCGCGGAGTTACACGGCGAGCTCTGCCAATGCCGCCTACTGCCCAGGAGATGGCGAGCGAGCTCCACGCCTGGGGAGGCGCCGCCGCACGGTCAAGATCAACAGTGAAGGACGGCTCAGCCGGCCTGGGGTCGCCAGCCTGTGCGGTCACGGCCCGCGGCCAGGCGCGGCCGAGCATCTCGGAACGCCGGAGATGGTAGCGGCAAGGCTGGCCGGGACGGCGGAGCCACAGGGATCCGGATGGCTGCCAGAGACTGGGAAGGGTCGCGGCCGCCCCTTTGTCTGGCGGTAAGTCCCAGCTCCGAAGTCTTCTTCGCCTCTTGGATCGCGCGTAGACGCGGGGGCCTCGATTCTCCACCGGCGGCGCTCGAAACCTGCCAGGTTTTGGAGGCGCTCTCTCGGTGGCCTTTCAGTCTCCACCCGCAGCAAAGGCCTCTCCCCGAAGCTTCCTCCGTTCGCCTCGTGGGTCTCCCTATCAGCCCTCCGGCCGTTGATCGGCTCCGCTCCTCAATTCGGAATATAAAAGGAATGCATATAAATAACAAAGTCTTCATCTGTTATTGATTTAGCCGTCAATTCAAATTCCACTGGAGAGCGTTTGAACGCAGTTTTCATCTTCAGCAGTCCTCCTGTTTCTCTTAGGCGGGGAAAACTACAGATGAAAGGAAAACCTCGAGGCAACCCTCCCTACCATCCACGGCAGGAAACCTGAGAAATGGACCTGGGAGATGGGGTGCGGTTGTGGAGTCTggaatttacaaaaagaaaagaaggggagaggAACGACGATGGAGAAGGGAAACAGGCCcgttttaaataaaaacacatcttgtgagaaaaagagaaatatgttaGTGACTCTAACCGAAGTGGAACGTCGGGACGGTGTGGCCCCATTTTCAGGGGTTATTTCTTCTTGAGAGATTGAATCGTggtcacttttccttttctctctgtctctgctcctGTCTGCCTGTCTCTCAATTAAAAAGAAGTTGCCTGCTCGCAGGCGGTTGCAAGAtattggggggggcggggggtaggGGGAATCAAGCCGATGCGGAGAAAACGAAAGTAGCTCTAAACTTTGGGTCTCTGAGTTTTCTCTGGCAGATCCATAGGGAAATTCTCCCACTAGAAGAGTTTACATATTGTGTGAGGTTTTAAACAACTATATTTAACTCGCATACCAAAAAGTTAGCAGCCATTGAAATCATTGCGCCCGGGCGCTAACAACGAGGAGGCATCCAGTTCCTTAGCGGCCATTTCCCTGAGTGGCAAAAAGCCCTCAGAAATAAAGTTCCTAGTGCCTAAAAATTGCGTCTAGAGGTTTAGGGTGTATAATTATGGTTTCAGCCTTCAACTGCTGTATGCAGACTGCCGGGAGAAAGCGATAAGGGATAAgcctgaaatgtttctttttcagtttccaaATATGGATATGACTAATTTCAAGACCTTCCTAGAACAGATATTTATAACAGCCTTTCTAGGAAGAAAATCGCCAACCCGagcacatatatattatattggtttaaaaaataaagccatttgaataaactgataattttcttttcaaagagaagTAGAATTTTATTggggacttttttttaaagctggtctggtagaaaaatataattttagacaCCACAAATTATATCCTAATTTAAAGATATCACTATTTATGTTAAAGCCACGGAAAAGGAGGGGGAAAGGATGATGGAAGTGCAGAGCCTGGAGGTTTTAGAGACCAGAACTAGTGTTACATTTCCTTCATCTACAGGGAACCATGGCATTTGGGATAACaagattttataataaataagaacAGTTTCTAGAGGCAACAAGAgcttggaaaaagaaaactaatgtaTAAAGACTCAGAAGAAACAAGAGAGTTCTGTTTATTTGCATCTCCCTAGGagtaaaaagtgatttttaaatgccTGAAGCACTGCCCATGTGTCTCAGCTCACAGACATTGCATCTACAAAAATAATCTCTTGTATAAATATGCAGCACTTTAAAAGTAGTTATTTATCATCATTTTCAgagacatcttttatttttttcttcctggactTCAGAGCTCCACATTTCCCACATTTGTTAGATGCTTTAAGCTCCAAAAGAGCCCAATACATTTGTTCAGACAGTCAAGTTCTTCACTGGGTTCTGGATTAAAGTTCCCACCCATGGCCACATCGATTCAAACCTCTTTAAGGGAACTTAGAAGATGGCCTCAATTCTAGCCCCACAAATTGGAGGCCAAGGAGAAGGAATGCACTTATACCATCCATGGGTCACTCTGCGGATTGCAGACATTTAAATATCTCTGTCTAGAGAAATGAAGACATCCATGAAGACACATTTCCAAATTAAAGATTATAAAAGCACAAATCTACAGGGCGTATTGTACACATACAACAGCAAACGACCCAATGTTGGAAAGATTGTCTTCACTCCACTATTGATACAAACCCTATTTAATAAGGCAGCTGCTTTAAAAGCCATCACAGTACCTCCAGCCTCCTGTTTTCAGACTGTCCCAAGGACCCTAGAATACTGCTTGCCCAGAGCTGTTTCCATTTGCCCCAGGGTGACTGCTGAGAGCTAATGATTCAATTACCCAATCACAGGATATGAATGACTGCAAATCCAAATCCTTCTGCCCTAATGGATTATGAAGATAGTAAGTGCTGGAAACAGGCATAAAGAgcgatttaaaaaataaaaccctaaaaTCAGAATGGCACTTCTGAAATTCATTTGGGGGGATTATTCAAAAATACTTCAAGTCCTTTATACTGGCCTGGAGGGAGAAACAGAAcattaaaaagtcataaaaaataaaCCTAGACAAGAGCAAAATcaataataagaaagaaacagaagtacAAAGGTTGGGCAGCTAAAGGTTTTAGAGCCAGataaggggaaaagagaaaaacaattcacAAAATTTGCCATCACTGGCAGGGGATTGGGGGAATTAAATACATATTCAAGTCTTTCCAAAAGTCTTTTGGAGGCAACTGAAAGCATTTAAACTCTGTGGCCAATCTGGCCCACATCAGGAGACAGTGTCTTTGAGCTTGGAGACGATTTTCTTGTCTTTCACTCTTCGGTTCTGAAACCAAATGGTCACTTGTCTCTCAGATAGGTTCGTGGCAGCCGAGATTCGCCGCCGCTTGTCCTTGTTAATGAACTTGTTAACGGCGTACTCGTTCTCCAGTTCTTTGAGCTGCAGTTTGGTGTAGGGCACCCTCTTCTTTCTCCCCCGACGGTAGACACACATGTCTGGCTGATTTAGAGCCACATCccctggtatttaaaaaaaaaaaaaaaaacagcacggGAAAAATTAGATGGGGATATATGGAGCACACAGCTGGGGACTGTGTGTGTAGACTTGGAGAGGGTATAGAGAATGAAGAAAGCCAGgctgtttacattttattattatttatacagACATTTTATTTACACATTATTAAAGAAAGATTATTTACACTTCAAAGTGAAGGCCAATTTGATGGATCATCATGGCTTCTCACACCGGCATCTTAACAAGCCTGCGATTTTATGGTGTGGTTGCTGGGGGCTCTCATAAGGACAGTTCCTGCAAATGCTGGTTGCAAACATACGAACATACATAGACTTAAGAAAAAGCCCAGGCTGTTTGTTCAGACTTTGATTTCTTGTGTTCCTTGGGACTTGTGAGCTCTTGGAAGCTTTAGTGGCATTCTGGGGCATTCTGTCCTTGGAAAGTGGGGCTCAACTTCATGACACCTCTTTGGGGAGGAGGGGCCAAGGCCTGGGCAAAGGGCAGCAAAAACCTTCAACTTTAGGAGAAAAATAGGCCTATGTCCACACACAGGAAGAAAAGGGTTGTGAGACAGTTTAATCAAGGGATGAATTTACAGATTTCACACAAACTGTTCCACTGGGTTTAACCGCGGTTGGGGGAGGAGGACAGGCACTCAACTCCCAAGTAGGGGCGCAGACTCCcagtcctttcttttccttctttctctcttcctctaccTCCCTCCCTGCATTTCTCCCTCTTGCCCTTTTCCCTTTCCCAACGTCCCTACCTGGAAAGGATGACTTCCAAAAGTGAGAGCCCTGTGGCTGGTCCTTGGCGCAGTACACCTGGCTGTTCCACCCGTTGGCCAGCGTCCAAGACTGGTAGCCTTCCATGGAGATGTACGCCTCGTGCCGAGGCTCCCCGGAGCCGAAGGTAGACACCATGTCGATGTAGCCGGGCACATGCTGGTAGGGGCTCGTGTAGCCCTGGTAGAAAGACACCTCCTTGGCTCGCGCGGGCACCTCGTTGGCTGGTACGCTGCTGCTTGCCAGGCCCGACACGTCCATGTACTTCTCCACCGGGAAGCCTCCCAGCGAGGCGTGCGGCGACGACTTGAGAGCATTCTGCTGTAAGCCCACGCCGTGCGACATGCGGCAGCTATAGTAGCCGTTGCCGAAGTGGTAGCCGTAACCCAGGGCTGGGG containing:
- the HOXD12 gene encoding homeobox protein Hox-D12, which gives rise to MCERSLYRAGYVGSLLNLQSPDSFYFSNLRPNGGQLAALPPISYPRGALPWATTPASCAPAQPAGATAFGSFPQPYLAGSGPLGLQPLSAKDGSEEQAKFYTPDAAAGPEERGRARPPFIPESSLAPAAAALKAAKYDYTGMGRVAPGSSTLLEGTHCSAGFKDDAKGPLNLNMTMQAGVASCLRPSLPDGLTWGAAPGRARKKRKPYTKQQIAELENEFLLNEFINRQKRKELSNRLNLSDQQVKIWFQNRRMKKKRVVLREQALALY
- the HOXD13 gene encoding homeobox protein Hox-D13 translates to MSRAASWDMDGLRADGGAGGAAPASSSSSSSVAAAAPGQCRGFLSAPVFAGTHSGRAAAAAAAAAAAAAAASGFAYPGTSERAGSASSSSSSAVVAARPEAPSAKECPAPGAAAAAPPGAPALGYGYHFGNGYYSCRMSHGVGLQQNALKSSPHASLGGFPVEKYMDVSGLASSSVPANEVPARAKEVSFYQGYTSPYQHVPGYIDMVSTFGSGEPRHEAYISMEGYQSWTLANGWNSQVYCAKDQPQGSHFWKSSFPGDVALNQPDMCVYRRGRKKRVPYTKLQLKELENEYAVNKFINKDKRRRISAATNLSERQVTIWFQNRRVKDKKIVSKLKDTVS